One part of the Bdellovibrio sp. KM01 genome encodes these proteins:
- a CDS encoding methyltransferase, giving the protein MQVTPVTTPAAKELLPQDAKFMAQFIAMAPFVFQTAVCLRDFGILNLLCENPEGLSTDTMLEKINLSRYSLNVLLDAGESSGILLEKNKIWKITQTGMFLEKDAITRVNMNFSQDVCYQGLFNLKDALETNTPTGLKVFGNWSTLYEGLSSLPEKVQQSWFEFDHFFSSDSFPRALPIVFKDKPKKILDVGGNTGKFAVACTKFDNEVNVTIADHPGQIEMAKANASSNQVADRIHYHVTDLLKKDEALPQGHDVIWMSQLLSCFSDEDVVMLLKKARAALGAGGSLYIMETFTDNQKFNTARFCLDMTSLYFTVMANGNSRMYRSEEFYKLIEKAEMKIVEEHPFIRLNHTILKCVPA; this is encoded by the coding sequence ATGCAAGTCACTCCCGTAACAACGCCCGCAGCTAAAGAATTGCTTCCCCAGGATGCCAAATTTATGGCGCAATTTATTGCAATGGCGCCCTTTGTTTTCCAAACAGCGGTGTGCCTGCGTGACTTCGGAATCTTGAATCTTCTTTGCGAGAACCCAGAGGGTCTTTCCACCGACACGATGCTTGAGAAAATAAACCTCAGCCGTTACAGCTTGAATGTTTTGCTGGATGCCGGTGAAAGCTCTGGGATCTTGTTAGAAAAAAACAAAATCTGGAAAATCACACAAACAGGAATGTTCCTGGAAAAAGACGCTATCACGCGCGTGAATATGAACTTTTCCCAGGACGTTTGCTATCAAGGCCTGTTCAATCTAAAAGACGCTTTAGAGACAAACACACCAACAGGTCTTAAAGTTTTCGGAAATTGGTCAACGCTTTATGAAGGTCTTTCCAGCCTTCCGGAAAAAGTTCAGCAAAGCTGGTTTGAGTTTGACCATTTCTTTAGCAGCGACAGCTTTCCTCGCGCGCTCCCTATTGTCTTTAAAGATAAACCAAAGAAAATTTTAGACGTCGGCGGGAATACAGGTAAGTTCGCTGTGGCGTGTACAAAATTTGACAACGAGGTGAATGTCACAATCGCCGATCACCCAGGACAAATTGAAATGGCTAAGGCCAACGCGTCCAGCAATCAAGTGGCGGATCGCATACACTATCATGTGACCGATTTATTGAAAAAAGATGAGGCACTTCCACAAGGACATGATGTTATCTGGATGAGTCAGCTATTAAGCTGTTTTTCTGACGAAGACGTAGTGATGCTATTAAAAAAAGCACGTGCCGCATTGGGTGCCGGCGGCAGTCTGTATATTATGGAGACCTTCACCGACAATCAGAAATTCAATACGGCTCGTTTTTGTCTGGATATGACGTCTCTTTACTTCACCGTGATGGCGAACGGAAACAGCCGCATGTATCGCAGCGAAGAATTTTATAAACTGATTGAAAAAGCCGAGATGAAAATCGTCGAAGAACATCCATTCATTCGCTTGAATCACACCATCCTCAAATGCGTACCAGCATAG
- a CDS encoding phosphopantetheine-binding protein codes for MSHYSTQVVDIVNNILHEKFEVPKDALVPTANLKEDLQLDSLDFVDMFILLEQETGKNPQNVDFMKIKNLGDIYQLVSELTVQETVN; via the coding sequence GTGAGCCATTACAGCACGCAAGTCGTAGACATCGTTAACAACATTCTTCATGAAAAATTTGAAGTGCCTAAAGACGCATTGGTTCCCACAGCGAATCTTAAAGAAGATCTACAATTGGACAGCTTGGATTTCGTAGACATGTTTATTTTGCTAGAACAAGAAACCGGGAAAAATCCACAGAACGTGGACTTTATGAAAATCAAAAACTTGGGCGATATCTATCAATTGGTGAGCGAACTTACAGTTCAAGAAACTGTAAACTAA
- a CDS encoding beta-ketoacyl synthase, producing the protein MKVYVTGTGVISSLGNSTKEMFGSLIEGKSAVRPIPAWNDLNGLNCRLAAPAAPYDNRILPRTVRRTMSPMSEMTALATQQALTEAGLSVQEMDFSKSLLSVGSTTGSPIGLEEYFQKISENKGVQGQSGTAFFKVMNHSVASNVAVALGFNGAVISPSSACATSAQAVILGWELIKAGLYDIAICGGADELHYLSVAVFDSVYAASRGYHDSPSATPRPFDKKRDGLIVSEGASIVILESEHSVAKRGGKPLAEFLGGAYRCESSHMSQSNEVQMHHVMTAALERSGITKDQVEYVSAHATGTMQGDAAEAIAIGNLFGKQVPVSSLKGHFGHSMAACGVGELIASMQMMNEGLLIGTRNLEEVAPECDTVMHLQANRKANANITLSNNFAFGGINTSFIIKKI; encoded by the coding sequence TTGAAGGTTTACGTTACCGGCACAGGAGTGATTTCCTCTCTGGGCAACAGCACAAAAGAAATGTTCGGTTCTCTGATTGAGGGAAAAAGTGCCGTTCGTCCCATTCCTGCGTGGAATGATCTTAATGGCTTGAACTGCCGTTTGGCGGCTCCAGCGGCTCCGTATGACAACCGTATTCTGCCGCGCACAGTTCGCAGAACTATGTCACCCATGTCAGAGATGACGGCCCTAGCAACTCAACAAGCTTTAACGGAAGCCGGCCTTTCCGTTCAAGAAATGGATTTTTCAAAATCGTTGCTATCCGTGGGATCAACGACGGGAAGCCCGATCGGTCTTGAAGAATATTTCCAAAAAATTTCCGAAAACAAGGGAGTGCAGGGACAATCCGGAACGGCTTTCTTTAAAGTTATGAATCACTCCGTCGCATCCAATGTGGCTGTGGCGCTGGGATTTAATGGCGCCGTGATTTCTCCCAGCAGTGCATGTGCGACTTCAGCACAAGCCGTGATCTTGGGTTGGGAGCTGATCAAAGCAGGTCTGTACGACATCGCTATTTGCGGTGGAGCGGATGAGCTTCATTATTTAAGTGTCGCGGTTTTTGACTCTGTTTATGCAGCGTCTCGTGGTTACCACGATTCCCCTTCGGCAACGCCTCGTCCGTTTGATAAAAAACGCGATGGACTGATTGTGTCCGAAGGCGCTTCGATTGTTATCCTGGAAAGCGAGCACAGCGTTGCTAAACGTGGCGGCAAACCCTTGGCCGAATTCTTGGGCGGAGCTTACCGCTGCGAAAGCTCGCATATGAGTCAAAGCAACGAAGTGCAAATGCATCACGTGATGACAGCCGCTTTAGAGCGTTCTGGAATCACCAAAGATCAAGTTGAATACGTCAGCGCCCATGCAACGGGAACAATGCAAGGTGATGCGGCCGAAGCGATTGCCATTGGCAATCTGTTCGGGAAACAAGTTCCAGTGAGTTCTTTAAAAGGTCACTTTGGTCATTCAATGGCTGCATGTGGAGTGGGCGAACTGATCGCCAGCATGCAGATGATGAATGAAGGTCTTCTGATCGGCACCCGCAATCTGGAAGAAGTCGCCCCCGAGTGCGACACTGTCATGCACTTGCAAGCAAATCGCAAGGCGAATGCTAACATCACCCTTAGCAATAACTTTGCTTTCGGTGGCATTAATACAAGTTTTATTATTAAGAAAATTTAA